DNA sequence from the Kiloniellales bacterium genome:
AGGCCGACGACGAGATAGTACCAGGGGAAGATCCCGCGCAGGAATCGGCCGGCCGAGGCTCCGTCCAGATTGACGAAGACCAGGGGCGCGACGACGAAGGAGAAGAAGGCCATGGAGCCGAAAAGGGTTGCCACGGCGACCAGGCCTATTATGTCGAGCACAAGGGACATGATAAGAACGTTACGAGTCACGCCGGCTGGAAGATCAGCCGACATGCGGAAGCTGTGCGGCGACCGGAGCAAGCGGCAAGGCGCGGGGGCTGCGGGCCGGCGTGGCTTTGCCGGCTTCATCCTTCTATGCTGCGGCTTGCTCGCCCTCGTGCTGCTGGGGACGGCGGAGGCCAGGGCGCAGAGTGCTGACATGCTGATCGATGATTTCGCGGCTTCCGACCTGACCTCGAAGCTCGGCACGCGCTGGCGGGCGGTGAGCGACCGGGTCATGGGCGGGATTTCCGAAGCGGCCGTCGGCCGGGACCGCATCGATGGGCGGGCCTGCCTGCGCCTGACCGGCGAGGTTCGGCTGGAGAACGACGGCGGCTTCGTCCGGGCGTCGCTGGACCTGGCATCCGGGGACGGGGCCTTGGATGCCTCTGGATACAGCGGCCTGCGGCTTCTCGTCCGCGGCAATGGCGAGCGTTACTCGCTTCACCTGCGCACGCCGGACAATCGCCGGCCCTGGCAATCCTACCGAGCGGAATTCACCGCCGGCCCGACCTGGGAGACGGTCGATCTGCCCTTCGCGTCCTTTGCGCCTCACCGCTTGGAGACGCCCTTGGACGTCGCGCGGCTGCGGCGGATCGGCCTTGTCGCCATCGGCCGGGCCTTCCACGCCGATCTTGCCGTCGCCGAGATCGGCTTCTATCGCTAGATCAAACTGCGCTCAATTGGACTCAATTGAGCCCAGATAATTTGATCTATTCCATAGAGATAGAGCAGCTTATCTGCGTTCGAATGAACGCAGGCTGCCTTGGGCCGGCGCGGGTGGCTGCCGGTCACTCCGTCTCGATCGAGCCGACGACCGAAATCCTGCCGTCTTCCGATCGACGGATCACCACCATCTCGCCCGAACTCGGAAAGACGCCGGTCAAGGCGGTGATATTGACTTGGTGGGTGATCAGGACGACCGGCCGATCGTGGTCTTGGCCCGCCAGCCAGGCTTCCAGCGCCCGGGTCTGCCGGTCCTCGTTCTCGCGCCGCTCGTAGAAGGAGTTGAGGATCAGCAGCGCCTCGACCGGCCCGAGGGCGAGGAGCTCCGCCGTCTCGAGGCAGCGGCACCACTGGCTGGAGTAGACCCTTGCGCTTCCGATCCCCTCGGCGCGAAAGCGGGCCCCGATGCGGGCTGCTTGCGCACGGCCCTCGTCGGAGAGGTTCCTTTGCGTGCTGCAGTCGCCGAGCCTGAAGGCCGCCGGATCGCCCGTCCCGGGGGCCAAGGCGTGCCGGATCAAGGCCACGTGTCCGCCGGAGCGGAGCCCGGCCCAGGCCGCACCGTCGTCGGCGGCCGCGCCATCGGGCAGGCCAAAGGCGCAGACCACAAGAACGAGGGCTGCGACGGCGGTCGGAGGCCCGAAGCGTTTCAGGCACGGCTTCCCGTCGGATCGGGGTCCATCCTCCGGCGTCTCTTCCAGAGCAGTCTGCGCCATCTTCCTCGCCTTCGATCTGGTCGTCTCCGGGGGCAGGGGATCGATCCGAGCCGCTGCCGGCACCGTATTGTAGAAACCGATAAATCAGCTTCTCGACACGGATGACAGATGGGGATCGGCCGGAGTCCGACCAAGACCAGAATTGCGATCATCGGCGCCGGGATGGCCGGACTGACCTGCGCGCGGCAGCTCGCGAAGGAGGGCTTCCGGCCCACGGTCTTCGAGAAGAGCCGCGGCCTGGGCGGCCGCCTGGCGACGCGCCGCATGAGCGACGGCACCACTTTCGACCATGGCGCCCAGTACGTCACGGCGCGTTCGGCGGCTTTCCGGCGCGCTCTACTGGCCGCCGAAGAAGCGGGCAGGGCGGCGCCCTGGCACCCGGATCAAGCCGAAGGATCGGACCCGACCCGGGGCGATTGGTTCGTCGGCACGCCGGCCATGAACGCGCTCGTCAAGCCGCTCTCCGCCGGGATGGACATCCGTCTGTCGACCGAAGTCGACACAGTCCGCCGCGACGGCACGGCCTGGCAGGTCGCCGGGCCCGCGCTCGACGCCGGGGAGCGCTTCGATGTCGTGGTTTGCACGGCACCGGCCCCGCAGGCACGCAGGCTTTTGGCGTCGGAGCCGGAGGCCGCGGCGGCGCTGGCCGGCGTCGCGATCGCGCCTTGCTGGGCCCTGATGCTCCGCTTTGCCGGCCCGGTCGACCCGGGCTTCGAGGTCCGGCGCTCGGCATCGGGGGATCTCGCCTGGATCGCCCGCAACGGCTCCAAGCCGGGTCGGGATCCGGGCAAGGAGTGCTGGGTCGTCCACGCCGGCCCCGACTGGAGCCGGCGCCACCTGGAGCTTGAGCGCGACCGGGTTGCCGCGATGATGGCCGAGATGCTGCCGCGGGCCTTTGCCGTCCGCCTGCCTGAGATCGAGGCGGCGGTCGCCCATCGCTGGCGCTACGCCCGCACGACCGCGCCGCTCGGGGAGCCCTTCTTCAGCTTGGCGCAGCGCAGGCTTTTCCTCGGCGGCGACTGGTGCCTGGGCGCGCGCGTCGAATGCGCCTTCCAGAGCGGCCAAGCGATCGCGCAGGCCGTGGTCGATGCCTCGGCCGGCCCTTGATGTTCCGGCTCGCGTCCAGTCCCGAGCCTGCAGGTGTCCCGAGCCGCGAATCCAGACGTGTGTAAAGTCGACGGGCCCGTGCCTGACTCGGCAACGGGCCCGTGCTTGAAAGGCGACCCTCTGCGGATGGATGCGTTCGGTGTCGAGTGCTCCGGTATCCGAGCGGGCTTCCTCACAGCCCGACTTGCACCGTCGAGGGCTCACCCCTGCGCAGGAACTTGATCGGCACGGTCTGGCCGCGATAGCGCCGCAGCAGTTCCGTGACGCGGCGGCCGCCGCTGGTCCTTTCGCCGCTGACTTCCAGGACCACATCGCCCGGCAGCAGTCCTTTGCGCTCGGCGGTCGAGGCCGGGTAGACCCGCTTGATCAGCGCGCCTTCGTCGATCTCGAGCTCGGCGTTGCGGTAGTGCTGGTAGACGTAGTTGCGAAGGCCCTGATCCAGCTCCTTCGTGTCAGCAAACTCGACCTCCAGGATACCGTTTCGCCGCGGCCCGCTCTGATCGAGGGACAGCAGGGGCACCGTCACGGTGGCCGTTTCGCCGTCGCGCCACCGGGAAAGCTCCACCCTCTGGCCGGCATGCGCGCGGGTCAGTCGGTAGAGGTGGTCGGTGTTGCGGATGCGCACGTCGTTGAAGGCCAGCAGGACGTCGTCGCTGAGAAGGTCGGCCTGGTAGGCCGGCAGATCCTTCACCGTCCCCAGCACCAGGGCCCCGCGATTGGTCTGCAGTTCGCGGCGCAGCTCCGGCGGCAGGTCGCTGGTCGTCGCCCCGAGGGGGTCGGGCACGACCTTGCGCCAGAAGGTCACCACGTGAACGTAGTGGTCCACCTC
Encoded proteins:
- a CDS encoding CIA30 family protein, with the protein product MRKLCGDRSKRQGAGAAGRRGFAGFILLCCGLLALVLLGTAEARAQSADMLIDDFAASDLTSKLGTRWRAVSDRVMGGISEAAVGRDRIDGRACLRLTGEVRLENDGGFVRASLDLASGDGALDASGYSGLRLLVRGNGERYSLHLRTPDNRRPWQSYRAEFTAGPTWETVDLPFASFAPHRLETPLDVARLRRIGLVAIGRAFHADLAVAEIGFYR
- a CDS encoding histidine phosphatase family protein, whose translation is MAQTALEETPEDGPRSDGKPCLKRFGPPTAVAALVLVVCAFGLPDGAAADDGAAWAGLRSGGHVALIRHALAPGTGDPAAFRLGDCSTQRNLSDEGRAQAARIGARFRAEGIGSARVYSSQWCRCLETAELLALGPVEALLILNSFYERRENEDRQTRALEAWLAGQDHDRPVVLITHQVNITALTGVFPSSGEMVVIRRSEDGRISVVGSIETE
- a CDS encoding FAD-dependent oxidoreductase, giving the protein MGIGRSPTKTRIAIIGAGMAGLTCARQLAKEGFRPTVFEKSRGLGGRLATRRMSDGTTFDHGAQYVTARSAAFRRALLAAEEAGRAAPWHPDQAEGSDPTRGDWFVGTPAMNALVKPLSAGMDIRLSTEVDTVRRDGTAWQVAGPALDAGERFDVVVCTAPAPQARRLLASEPEAAAALAGVAIAPCWALMLRFAGPVDPGFEVRRSASGDLAWIARNGSKPGRDPGKECWVVHAGPDWSRRHLELERDRVAAMMAEMLPRAFAVRLPEIEAAVAHRWRYARTTAPLGEPFFSLAQRRLFLGGDWCLGARVECAFQSGQAIAQAVVDASAGP